Proteins co-encoded in one Daphnia carinata strain CSIRO-1 chromosome 3, CSIRO_AGI_Dcar_HiC_V3, whole genome shotgun sequence genomic window:
- the LOC130697431 gene encoding uncharacterized protein LOC130697431 isoform X2, with amino-acid sequence MCREGGCGACVVTLSKGDPLTGIIQHRAVNSCLLPLMSCHGGEITTVEGIGNKKDGYHPVQSQLADMNGSQCGYCSPGMVMSMYSLLKKKNGADLTMKDIESSLDGNICRCTGYRPIMDAFKTFAKDAPPELKSRCLDLEDLGNKLCPKTGAACAGNCAASNGLNTGVFKMGNWYRPESLEQLTKLLKSFGERIKYRLVAGNTGTGVYKTDGPYDVYVDINNIGDLHHISKDTPLTVGGGVSLTDLQGVLSSVGSTNTDYWYGQLLAEHIGKIGSVPLRNAGSIAGNLMLKNAHREFPSDLFVVLETVGAKVTVMGSDGEILQFDLPQFLETDMKGRLILSVELPPLSTDHIIKTFKIMPRSCNAHAYINAGFCAKILRQDSIRIVGKPTIIFGGIRSSLIHASETENFLTDKCLDDEKIFQGALNVLEQELCPEEHLLNPDGDYLKCVAQGLFYKFALTVIGEKSSSLLRSGAHNLERDIMVGKQDYDTDSKEWPVNQPTIKIEARAQCAGEAKYIDDMPLRADELHGAFVLSTMANCSIDKIDASEALISEGVVAFLDAKTIKTGNLFVFAQGAFDSQTNEEVFSSGKVLYAGQSLGLIVAHTQSQAAKAAKLVRVSYKDCQTPVLKIKDAMKHPERTTIHAAFGPPNVFDVGNFEDGFSQSETVVEGEFEIGTQYHFYMETLVAACVPLEDGMDVFCATQDQDAVQNAVARCLSLNKAQVNVETRRLGGSYGGKISRSTLVAVACAIAASELSKPVRISLDLDSNMALVGGRLPYYCQYKAGTDKNGLLQAIDLTIVSDCGGNFNEGTAFFAASFAKNCYAAKSWKFTPLLVQTDTPSNTYCRAPGTTQGIAIIENLIEHLAKTRKEDPLEFRLKNLNTSGNDEANSMRKIIDELRRSSDFDKRLGEIKEFNLNNRWKKRGINLLPMVYPVESFPFRYNVLVAIHHDGGSVSVSHGGIECGQGINTKVAQVVARELGIDLSLVSIKPTNTLTNTNGSVTGGSVTSEMNCYAAMKACQELMNRMLPIKEKLPDASWTALVENCFNSNVDLTARHYYTSDDKVKGYIIHGATVSEVEIDVLTGEKLLRRVDILEDAGQSISPLIDIGQIEGAFMMGVGLWTSEKITYDPVTGQKLSRGTWNYKPPLNADVPVDFRVTMMKNAAHPFGILRSKATGEPPLCMSVSVLFALRNAVDAARSDAGNSDWYQMDGPATIDKLHKMMLTNPAHYLFQ; translated from the exons AT GTGCAGGGAAGGAGGTTGTGGAGCGTGCGTAGTGACTCTTTCAAAGGGAGATCCATTAACAGGAATCATTCAGCATCGTGCTGTTAATTCG TGCTTGTTGCCATTGATGTCCTGTCATGGTGGTGAGATAACTACAGTTGAGGGAATAGGAAACAAGAAAGACGGATATCATCCGGTTcaa tcCCAGTTGGCGGACATGAATGGAAGTCAATGCGGTTATTGTTCTCCAGGAATGGTGATGTCAATGTACag cttattaaaaaagaagaatgggGCTGATCTGACGATGAAAGATATCGAATCTTCCTTGGACGGAAATATCTGCCGTTGCACCGGTTACCGCCCCATTATGGATGCGTTCAAGACCTTCGCCAAGGATGCGCCTCCAGAACTAAAATCACGTTGCCTTGATTTGgaa GACTTGGGCAATAAACTTTGCCCAAAAACCGGTGCAGCTTGTGCAGGAAATTGCGCAGCCAGTAATGGTCTAAACACTGGAGTATTTAAAATGGGAAATTGGTACCGGCCGGAATCGCTAGAGCAACTGACAAAGCTTTTAAAATCTTTCGGAGAACGCATTAAATACCGTCTTGTTGCTGGAAACACAGGAACTG GTGTTTACAAAACTGATGGACCGTACGACGTGTACGTCGACATAAACAATATCGGAGATTTGCACCATATCTCAAAAGATACTCCACTCACTGTTGGTGGGGGAGTAAGTCTGACAGATCTTCAAGGGGTTCTGTCGTCTGTCGGATCTACAAATACCGACTACTGGTATGGACAACTTCTTGCGGAACATATAGGAAAAATTGGAAGCGTTCCACTGCGAAAT GCAGGAAGTATTGCAGGAAACTTGATGTTGAAAAACGCTCATCGTGAATTTCCTTCTGACTTATTTGTCGTTCTTGAAACTGTTGGAGCGAAGGTTACCGTCA tggGCAGCGATGGAGAgattttacaatttgatttgcCACAATTCCTTGAAACGGATATGAAGGGTCGACTTATTCTTAGTGTTGAACTTCCTCCATTGTCGACGGATCATATTataaaaacgtttaaaattatGCCTCGTTCATGCAACGCTCATGCTTACATAAACGCCGGATTTTGCGCGAAGATTCTGCGTCAAGATTCCATCCGCATTGTTGGGAAACCTACGATTATCTTTGGCGGAATTCGCTCCTCTCTG ATACACGCTAGCGAGACGGAAAATTTTTTGACCGATAAATGCCTGGATGACGAAAAGATTTTTCAAGGTGCGCTAAACGTGTTGGAACAAGAATTGTGTCCTGAGGAGCATTTACTGAATCCGGACGGTGATTATCTGAAGTGTGTTGCTCAGGGTTTATTTTACAAG TTTGCATTGACCGTAATTGGTGAAAAATCATCTTCGCTCTTGAGATCAGGCGCGCATAACTTAGAACGCGATATCATGGTCGGGAAGCAGGACTATGATACCGATTCAAAAGAATGGCCCGTTAATCAACCAACGATAAAAATAGAAGCGCGGGCACAATGTGCAG GGGAGGCGAAATACATTGATGATATGCCTTTGCGAGCTGATGAACTCCACGGAGCCTTTGTTTTGAGCACCATGGCTAATTGTTCCATTGATAAGATAGACGCTTCTGAGGCATTG ATAAGTGAAGGAGTTGTTGCGTTTCTTGATGCAAAAACTATTAAGACTGgcaatttatttgtttttgcgCAAGGCGCCTTCGACAGCCAAACTAACGAAGAG GTATTTAGTTCTGGTAAGGTGTTGTACGCCGGCCAATCTCTTGGGCTCATCGTAGCCCATACGCAGAGCCAAGCAGCCAAAGCGGCTAAATTGGTTCGAGTTTCATATAAAGACTGTCAAACGCccgttttgaaaattaaagaTGCAATGAAACATCCAGAAAGAACAACGATCCATGCTGCTTTTGGTCCACCCAACGTTTTTGATGTTGGCAACTTCGAAG ATGGTTTCTCTCAGTCTGAAACCGTTGTCGAAGGTGAGTTTGAAATTGGCACCCAATATCATTTTTATATGGAAACTTTGGTTGCCGCATGCGTTCCGTTGGAGGATGGCATGGACGTCTTTTGCGCAACTCAAGATCAAGATGCAGTTCAAAATGCTGTGGCGCGTTGTCTGAGCCTTAATAAGGCGCA AGTGAACGTTGAAACTCGCCGTTTGGGTGGTTCATATGGTGGCAAAATTTCACGCTCTACGCTAGTTGCTGTGGCTTGCGCTATAGCGGCCTCCGAACTGTCTAAACCCGTTCGAATTTCCTTGGATTTGGATTCAAACATGGCACTCGTCGGAGGACGTCTTCCGTACTATTGTCAATATAAG GCAGGTACTGATAAAAATGGGCTTCTACAAGCTATAGATTTGACGATAGTCAGCGATTGTGGTGGAAATTTTAATGAAGGAACTGCATTTTTTGCTGCGTCGTTTGCAAAAAATTGCTATGCCGCAAAATCTTGGAAATTTACTCCATTGTTGGTGCAAACAGATACACCTTCAAACACATACTGTCGAGCCCCTG GAACTACGCAGGGGATTGCAAttattgaaaatttgatcGAGCATTTGGCGAAGACTCGTAAAGAGGATCCCCTTGAATTCCGACTGAAAAACCTAAATACTAGCGGAAACGATGAGGCCAATTCCATGCGAAAGATCATTGACGAGCTACGCCGCTCGTCGGATTTTGATAAACGTCTAGGCGAA ATAAAAGAATTCAACTTGAACAATCGATGGAAAAAACGTGGAATTAATCTGCTTCCCATGGTTTACCCCGTCgaatcttttccttttcgttaCAACGTTCTGGTAGCTATTCACCATGATGGTGGATCTGTGTCCGTTTCTCATGGTGGTATTGAATGTGGCCAGGGCATTAACACTAAA GTTGCGCAAGTTGTGGCAAGAGAACTTGGCATTGACCTCTCGTTGGTTTCGATCAAACCAACAAACACATTGACAAATACTAATGGATCGGTCACCGGAGGCAGTGTAACAAGTGAGATGAACTGCTAT GCTGCCATGAAAGCGTGTCAAGAACTAATGAACCGGATGCTTCCtataaaagagaaattacCAGATGCCAGCTGGACCGCACTTGTGGAAAACTGTTTTAATTCAAACGTCGATCTAACTGCTCGCcatta TTATACATCTGATGACAAGGTGAAAGGATACATCATCCACGGCGCTACCGTCTCGGAAGTGGAAATCGATGTTTTGACAGGGGAGAAACTG CTTCGCAGAGTAGATATACTTGAAGATGCTGGACAGAGCATAAGTCCGTTAATAGATATTGGACAAATCGAGGGAGCATTTATGATGGGAGTTGGCCTATGGACAAGCGAGAAGATTACG TACGATCCAGTAACGGGGCAAAAGTTAAGTCGGGGGACTTGG AATTACAAACCTCCGCTGAATGCTGACGTTCCGGTAGATTTCCGCGTCACAATGATGAAAAACGCAGCTCACCCATTCGGCATTTTACGCTCTAAAG CTACTGGTGAACCCCCATTGTGTATGTCAGTCTCTGTCCTTTTCGCTTTACGCAACGCTGTGGATGCTGCTCGAAGTGATGCTGGCAATTCAGATTGGTATCAGATGG ATGGTCCAGCAACTATAGACAAACTTCATAAGATGATGTTAACAAACCCAGCGCATTATTTGTTCCAGTga
- the LOC130697431 gene encoding uncharacterized protein LOC130697431 isoform X1, which yields MNDTPASIDFGINGKKYSVNRDVDADTKLVDFLRRNAVLTGTKWMCREGGCGACVVTLSKGDPLTGIIQHRAVNSCLLPLMSCHGGEITTVEGIGNKKDGYHPVQSQLADMNGSQCGYCSPGMVMSMYSLLKKKNGADLTMKDIESSLDGNICRCTGYRPIMDAFKTFAKDAPPELKSRCLDLEDLGNKLCPKTGAACAGNCAASNGLNTGVFKMGNWYRPESLEQLTKLLKSFGERIKYRLVAGNTGTGVYKTDGPYDVYVDINNIGDLHHISKDTPLTVGGGVSLTDLQGVLSSVGSTNTDYWYGQLLAEHIGKIGSVPLRNAGSIAGNLMLKNAHREFPSDLFVVLETVGAKVTVMGSDGEILQFDLPQFLETDMKGRLILSVELPPLSTDHIIKTFKIMPRSCNAHAYINAGFCAKILRQDSIRIVGKPTIIFGGIRSSLIHASETENFLTDKCLDDEKIFQGALNVLEQELCPEEHLLNPDGDYLKCVAQGLFYKFALTVIGEKSSSLLRSGAHNLERDIMVGKQDYDTDSKEWPVNQPTIKIEARAQCAGEAKYIDDMPLRADELHGAFVLSTMANCSIDKIDASEALISEGVVAFLDAKTIKTGNLFVFAQGAFDSQTNEEVFSSGKVLYAGQSLGLIVAHTQSQAAKAAKLVRVSYKDCQTPVLKIKDAMKHPERTTIHAAFGPPNVFDVGNFEDGFSQSETVVEGEFEIGTQYHFYMETLVAACVPLEDGMDVFCATQDQDAVQNAVARCLSLNKAQVNVETRRLGGSYGGKISRSTLVAVACAIAASELSKPVRISLDLDSNMALVGGRLPYYCQYKAGTDKNGLLQAIDLTIVSDCGGNFNEGTAFFAASFAKNCYAAKSWKFTPLLVQTDTPSNTYCRAPGTTQGIAIIENLIEHLAKTRKEDPLEFRLKNLNTSGNDEANSMRKIIDELRRSSDFDKRLGEIKEFNLNNRWKKRGINLLPMVYPVESFPFRYNVLVAIHHDGGSVSVSHGGIECGQGINTKVAQVVARELGIDLSLVSIKPTNTLTNTNGSVTGGSVTSEMNCYAAMKACQELMNRMLPIKEKLPDASWTALVENCFNSNVDLTARHYYTSDDKVKGYIIHGATVSEVEIDVLTGEKLLRRVDILEDAGQSISPLIDIGQIEGAFMMGVGLWTSEKITYDPVTGQKLSRGTWNYKPPLNADVPVDFRVTMMKNAAHPFGILRSKATGEPPLCMSVSVLFALRNAVDAARSDAGNSDWYQMDGPATIDKLHKMMLTNPAHYLFQ from the exons ATGAACGATACTCCAGCAAGTATTGATTTCGGAATCAACGGGAAAAAATATTCAG TCAATCGGGATGTAGACGCCGATACAAAATTAGTCGATTTCCTTCGCAGAAACGCAGTGTTAACTGGGACGAAATGGATGTGCAG GGAAGGAGGTTGTGGAGCGTGCGTAGTGACTCTTTCAAAGGGAGATCCATTAACAGGAATCATTCAGCATCGTGCTGTTAATTCG TGCTTGTTGCCATTGATGTCCTGTCATGGTGGTGAGATAACTACAGTTGAGGGAATAGGAAACAAGAAAGACGGATATCATCCGGTTcaa tcCCAGTTGGCGGACATGAATGGAAGTCAATGCGGTTATTGTTCTCCAGGAATGGTGATGTCAATGTACag cttattaaaaaagaagaatgggGCTGATCTGACGATGAAAGATATCGAATCTTCCTTGGACGGAAATATCTGCCGTTGCACCGGTTACCGCCCCATTATGGATGCGTTCAAGACCTTCGCCAAGGATGCGCCTCCAGAACTAAAATCACGTTGCCTTGATTTGgaa GACTTGGGCAATAAACTTTGCCCAAAAACCGGTGCAGCTTGTGCAGGAAATTGCGCAGCCAGTAATGGTCTAAACACTGGAGTATTTAAAATGGGAAATTGGTACCGGCCGGAATCGCTAGAGCAACTGACAAAGCTTTTAAAATCTTTCGGAGAACGCATTAAATACCGTCTTGTTGCTGGAAACACAGGAACTG GTGTTTACAAAACTGATGGACCGTACGACGTGTACGTCGACATAAACAATATCGGAGATTTGCACCATATCTCAAAAGATACTCCACTCACTGTTGGTGGGGGAGTAAGTCTGACAGATCTTCAAGGGGTTCTGTCGTCTGTCGGATCTACAAATACCGACTACTGGTATGGACAACTTCTTGCGGAACATATAGGAAAAATTGGAAGCGTTCCACTGCGAAAT GCAGGAAGTATTGCAGGAAACTTGATGTTGAAAAACGCTCATCGTGAATTTCCTTCTGACTTATTTGTCGTTCTTGAAACTGTTGGAGCGAAGGTTACCGTCA tggGCAGCGATGGAGAgattttacaatttgatttgcCACAATTCCTTGAAACGGATATGAAGGGTCGACTTATTCTTAGTGTTGAACTTCCTCCATTGTCGACGGATCATATTataaaaacgtttaaaattatGCCTCGTTCATGCAACGCTCATGCTTACATAAACGCCGGATTTTGCGCGAAGATTCTGCGTCAAGATTCCATCCGCATTGTTGGGAAACCTACGATTATCTTTGGCGGAATTCGCTCCTCTCTG ATACACGCTAGCGAGACGGAAAATTTTTTGACCGATAAATGCCTGGATGACGAAAAGATTTTTCAAGGTGCGCTAAACGTGTTGGAACAAGAATTGTGTCCTGAGGAGCATTTACTGAATCCGGACGGTGATTATCTGAAGTGTGTTGCTCAGGGTTTATTTTACAAG TTTGCATTGACCGTAATTGGTGAAAAATCATCTTCGCTCTTGAGATCAGGCGCGCATAACTTAGAACGCGATATCATGGTCGGGAAGCAGGACTATGATACCGATTCAAAAGAATGGCCCGTTAATCAACCAACGATAAAAATAGAAGCGCGGGCACAATGTGCAG GGGAGGCGAAATACATTGATGATATGCCTTTGCGAGCTGATGAACTCCACGGAGCCTTTGTTTTGAGCACCATGGCTAATTGTTCCATTGATAAGATAGACGCTTCTGAGGCATTG ATAAGTGAAGGAGTTGTTGCGTTTCTTGATGCAAAAACTATTAAGACTGgcaatttatttgtttttgcgCAAGGCGCCTTCGACAGCCAAACTAACGAAGAG GTATTTAGTTCTGGTAAGGTGTTGTACGCCGGCCAATCTCTTGGGCTCATCGTAGCCCATACGCAGAGCCAAGCAGCCAAAGCGGCTAAATTGGTTCGAGTTTCATATAAAGACTGTCAAACGCccgttttgaaaattaaagaTGCAATGAAACATCCAGAAAGAACAACGATCCATGCTGCTTTTGGTCCACCCAACGTTTTTGATGTTGGCAACTTCGAAG ATGGTTTCTCTCAGTCTGAAACCGTTGTCGAAGGTGAGTTTGAAATTGGCACCCAATATCATTTTTATATGGAAACTTTGGTTGCCGCATGCGTTCCGTTGGAGGATGGCATGGACGTCTTTTGCGCAACTCAAGATCAAGATGCAGTTCAAAATGCTGTGGCGCGTTGTCTGAGCCTTAATAAGGCGCA AGTGAACGTTGAAACTCGCCGTTTGGGTGGTTCATATGGTGGCAAAATTTCACGCTCTACGCTAGTTGCTGTGGCTTGCGCTATAGCGGCCTCCGAACTGTCTAAACCCGTTCGAATTTCCTTGGATTTGGATTCAAACATGGCACTCGTCGGAGGACGTCTTCCGTACTATTGTCAATATAAG GCAGGTACTGATAAAAATGGGCTTCTACAAGCTATAGATTTGACGATAGTCAGCGATTGTGGTGGAAATTTTAATGAAGGAACTGCATTTTTTGCTGCGTCGTTTGCAAAAAATTGCTATGCCGCAAAATCTTGGAAATTTACTCCATTGTTGGTGCAAACAGATACACCTTCAAACACATACTGTCGAGCCCCTG GAACTACGCAGGGGATTGCAAttattgaaaatttgatcGAGCATTTGGCGAAGACTCGTAAAGAGGATCCCCTTGAATTCCGACTGAAAAACCTAAATACTAGCGGAAACGATGAGGCCAATTCCATGCGAAAGATCATTGACGAGCTACGCCGCTCGTCGGATTTTGATAAACGTCTAGGCGAA ATAAAAGAATTCAACTTGAACAATCGATGGAAAAAACGTGGAATTAATCTGCTTCCCATGGTTTACCCCGTCgaatcttttccttttcgttaCAACGTTCTGGTAGCTATTCACCATGATGGTGGATCTGTGTCCGTTTCTCATGGTGGTATTGAATGTGGCCAGGGCATTAACACTAAA GTTGCGCAAGTTGTGGCAAGAGAACTTGGCATTGACCTCTCGTTGGTTTCGATCAAACCAACAAACACATTGACAAATACTAATGGATCGGTCACCGGAGGCAGTGTAACAAGTGAGATGAACTGCTAT GCTGCCATGAAAGCGTGTCAAGAACTAATGAACCGGATGCTTCCtataaaagagaaattacCAGATGCCAGCTGGACCGCACTTGTGGAAAACTGTTTTAATTCAAACGTCGATCTAACTGCTCGCcatta TTATACATCTGATGACAAGGTGAAAGGATACATCATCCACGGCGCTACCGTCTCGGAAGTGGAAATCGATGTTTTGACAGGGGAGAAACTG CTTCGCAGAGTAGATATACTTGAAGATGCTGGACAGAGCATAAGTCCGTTAATAGATATTGGACAAATCGAGGGAGCATTTATGATGGGAGTTGGCCTATGGACAAGCGAGAAGATTACG TACGATCCAGTAACGGGGCAAAAGTTAAGTCGGGGGACTTGG AATTACAAACCTCCGCTGAATGCTGACGTTCCGGTAGATTTCCGCGTCACAATGATGAAAAACGCAGCTCACCCATTCGGCATTTTACGCTCTAAAG CTACTGGTGAACCCCCATTGTGTATGTCAGTCTCTGTCCTTTTCGCTTTACGCAACGCTGTGGATGCTGCTCGAAGTGATGCTGGCAATTCAGATTGGTATCAGATGG ATGGTCCAGCAACTATAGACAAACTTCATAAGATGATGTTAACAAACCCAGCGCATTATTTGTTCCAGTga